The DNA region TGGCTTTGGCCTTGCCGATCAGTCTGGGAAGCCGCTGCGTGCCGCCCGCTCCGGGAATGATGCCCAAGGATGTTTCGGTCAAACCCATGGACGCGGTCTCGTCGGCAATCCGGATGTCACACGCCAGCGCCAGTTCGGTTCCTCCCCCGAACGCCACCCCGTTGATCGCCGCGATGACCGGCATGGGGATCCGTTCCACGAGCGTGAACGTTTCCCGAATGGTGTGAATGTAACGGCGAACCTGATCTTCCGTGAACGTGCGCCGCTCTTTCAGGTCGGCTCCCGAGCAGAACGCCTTTTCGCCTTCCCCGGTGATGATCACCACCCGGGTCTCCCGGTCATGAACCGTTTCTTCGGCGATGCTCTTCAGTTCCAGAAGGAGCTCCAGATTGAGCGCGTTGTACATCTCGGGCCGGTTCAGCGTAAGGATTTTGATACCGTCTTGTTTTTCGACTCGGATCACTGCCATGTCCATCACCTCAAGCCTTGCTGCTGTCATTGCCGGCTGCCCGTGCCCGGAGCACCCGTGACGGAAGCGGCCTTCCAAGAAGTTTCTCGGCGACGAGTCCGGCTTCGCACAACAGATCCAGATCGATGCCGGTGTCCACTCCCATGCCGCTGAGCATGTAGACGAGCTCTTCCGTCGCCAGATTGCCCGACGCTCCCGGAGCATACGGGCAGCCGCCAAGTCCGCCGAACGAGGAGTCCAGCGTGGTGATGCCCTCTTCCAGAGCGACCCAGGCATTGACCAGTCCCGTGCCGCGGGTGTCATGAAAATGGCCGGCCAACCGGTTGGCGGGGAAATGCCGGAGCAATTCCCTGAGCACCTCCCTGACCTGGGAGGGAGTGGCCACGCCGATGGTGTCCCCGAGGGAAACTTCGTAGACACCCATTTCGAACAGGGCTTCACACACTTTGATCACTTGCCGGACAGGCACTTCACCTTCATACGGGCAGCCGAAAACGGTCGAAACGTATCCCCGGACCGGTTTTCCGTGCCTGGCGGCTTCCTCCACCACCTCAGCCAGCACCGGGAATGTTTCGTCGATCGATTTGTTGATGTTTTTCCGGTTGTGGGTCTCGCTGGCCGACATGAACACCGCGTACTCGTGAACCGGCGTTTTCAGCGCGCGGTCAAGCCCCCGACGATTCGGAACGAGCGCTCGATAGACGACATCATCGTGTACGGGAAGGCTGCCCGCCAGTTCGTCGGCATCGGCCAGCTGAGGAATCCATTTGGGATGGACGAAAGAGGTGACCTCCAGATGGCGGACTCCCGCACGAATGAGCCTCTCGACCAGATCCCGCTTGTGTTCGACCGGAATCACCGCCCGCTCGTTTTGCAAGCCGTCCCTGAGTCCCACTTCCACGATGCGGACTTCCACGTCGGTCACCTCATTCCAGCTCGATGAGCACGTCGCCTTCCCCGACGAACGAACCGGGTTCCACCTTCACTTCCTTCACGACGCCCGATGCATCGGACTGCACGGGAATCTCCATCTTCATGGATTCCAAAATCACCACGTCTTGTCCCGATTCCACCCGGTCTCCCGGAGAAACCAGAATCGAAAGAACCACTCCTGCCATGTTTGCCTGAATTTGTGCCATGATCCGCTCACCTCGTCATGCCTGTTTTCGGGTCAAAATCTGCGTGTCATATACACCATTGACAAATGCGGGGTCATCCAGGACCCGGAGCAAGAGGGGAATGTTTGTCTTGATTCCCTCAATCCGGAACGAGCGCAGGGCTTCGGCTGCCCTGCGAAGCGCTTCTTGCCGGGTGGAACCGCTTACAATCAGTTTCGCGATCATCGGATCGTAGAACGGGGTCACCGTCACCCCTTCCGCCACTCCGCTGTCCACCCGGATCCCGTCCCCGGAAGGCTCACGATACACGCGGAGCGTGCCGGGCGAAGGATAAAACGTGTCCGGATCTTCCGCATAAATCCGAAACTCCAGCGCATGTCCCGCGGAAGGCACGTCTTCCTGCTTCAAGGATAGAGCATTTCCTTCCGCCAAGTCCAGTTGCATCTTCACCAGATCGATTCCCGTCACTTCCTCCGTGACCGGATGCTCCACCTGAAGACGGGTGTTCATCTCCAGAAACCAGAACGACTCGTCCGGGGCCATCAGAAATTCCACCGTTCCCACTCCGGTGTATCCGACGGCTCTGGCCGCCCGGACCGCCGCATCGGTGAGCAGCTTCCTCGTTGCGGAGGAGACGGATGGAGAGTGGCACTCCTCAATCACCTTCTGGTTCCGGCGCTGAACCGAACATTCCCTCTCATGCAAGTGAATCACGTTTCCGAACACATCTCCGGCCACCTGGACTTCGATGTGTCTGGAACGGTCCACCCACTTCTCCATGAACAGCGTCCCGTCCCCGAAGTATGCTTTGGCCCGTCCGGCGACGGAATCAAAGGCCTTTTG from Staphylospora marina includes:
- a CDS encoding hydroxymethylglutaryl-CoA lyase, yielding MEVRIVEVGLRDGLQNERAVIPVEHKRDLVERLIRAGVRHLEVTSFVHPKWIPQLADADELAGSLPVHDDVVYRALVPNRRGLDRALKTPVHEYAVFMSASETHNRKNINKSIDETFPVLAEVVEEAARHGKPVRGYVSTVFGCPYEGEVPVRQVIKVCEALFEMGVYEVSLGDTIGVATPSQVREVLRELLRHFPANRLAGHFHDTRGTGLVNAWVALEEGITTLDSSFGGLGGCPYAPGASGNLATEELVYMLSGMGVDTGIDLDLLCEAGLVAEKLLGRPLPSRVLRARAAGNDSSKA
- a CDS encoding acetyl-CoA carboxylase biotin carboxylase subunit, with amino-acid sequence MKIRKLLVANRGEIACRIMRTCRELGIRTVAVYSEADRDMPHVKAADEAVPIGPAQAAKSYLNIEAILDAAEKTGADAVHPGYGFLSENASFAEQVLDRNLIWVGPRPDVITRMGDKVTARKVMEEAGVPVIPGTRALGGREEALAAAESIGYPVMLKASAGGGGIGMHVCRSPEELQKAFDSVAGRAKAYFGDGTLFMEKWVDRSRHIEVQVAGDVFGNVIHLHERECSVQRRNQKVIEECHSPSVSSATRKLLTDAAVRAARAVGYTGVGTVEFLMAPDESFWFLEMNTRLQVEHPVTEEVTGIDLVKMQLDLAEGNALSLKQEDVPSAGHALEFRIYAEDPDTFYPSPGTLRVYREPSGDGIRVDSGVAEGVTVTPFYDPMIAKLIVSGSTRQEALRRAAEALRSFRIEGIKTNIPLLLRVLDDPAFVNGVYDTQILTRKQA
- a CDS encoding enoyl-CoA hydratase, translating into MAVIRVEKQDGIKILTLNRPEMYNALNLELLLELKSIAEETVHDRETRVVIITGEGEKAFCSGADLKERRTFTEDQVRRYIHTIRETFTLVERIPMPVIAAINGVAFGGGTELALACDIRIADETASMGLTETSLGIIPGAGGTQRLPRLIGKAKAKELIFTAARIPASEAYQIGLVNRVVPKGTALEESIRMAERIKENAPLALKQAKFAIDRGMETDLDTGLLLETRSYETLIPTKDRLEGLAAFKEKRKPRYTGE
- a CDS encoding acetyl-CoA carboxylase biotin carboxyl carrier protein subunit, coding for MAQIQANMAGVVLSILVSPGDRVESGQDVVILESMKMEIPVQSDASGVVKEVKVEPGSFVGEGDVLIELE